Below is a genomic region from Pseudomonas sp. JQ170C.
AGGGGCTGATCGTCGTCGATATCCTGGGCGCTGATGTCTTCCAGACCCAGTGCCTCGATGATCAACAGCTTGATGTCACGGTTAAGGTCGTGCTGTGGAACGCTCATCTGTGGCGAGCTCCTTGATGAAATACTGGTGCAGGTAGTCATTGAGTTTGCGCGAGGCCTGCGGGGCAGCCCCGAGAGCTGCGAATGCCTGCGGGTCGATATCCTCGCCGATCTGCAGACTGAAGTGCACCCGGCGCAGCGGGATACGGTACCAGGGCTCGGCCTTGGTCAAGGTGGTGGGGCTGACCTTGATGGTCACCGGTGTGATGAGTTTCGCACCGCGCAGGGCGATTGCGGCTGCACCGCGATGAAAGGCGGGCGTCTCTCCGGGCGGGGTGCGCGTGCCTTCGGGGAAGATGATCAGCGTCTGGCCATCGTGCAGGGCGGCGGCGGCACTGTCGAGCATGTCCATGCTGCCATCGTTGCTGATGTACTGCGCCGCGCGCACCGGGCCGCGGGTGAAGAGGTTGTGGAACAGGCTCTGCTTGACCACGCAGTTGGCCTGGCGCACCAGGCCGATCAGAAACACCACGTCGATCAGCGACGGATGATTGGCAAGGATCATCTGGCCGGG
It encodes:
- a CDS encoding lysophospholipid acyltransferase family protein, translating into MDLATQALNRPRDAYYWRLFATAFSFCLFGVGSLCLRVLVIPLLACLPGGSTRLRQRTRHTISWLFWRFVRFMAVSGVLTYEVRGASKLGRPGQMILANHPSLIDVVFLIGLVRQANCVVKQSLFHNLFTRGPVRAAQYISNDGSMDMLDSAAAALHDGQTLIIFPEGTRTPPGETPAFHRGAAAIALRGAKLITPVTIKVSPTTLTKAEPWYRIPLRRVHFSLQIGEDIDPQAFAALGAAPQASRKLNDYLHQYFIKELATDERSTARP